In Nicotiana tabacum cultivar K326 chromosome 17, ASM71507v2, whole genome shotgun sequence, one DNA window encodes the following:
- the LOC142171700 gene encoding putative mitochondrial protein AtMg00860, translated as MKVDPSKIQAIVDCNPPKTPTEIKNFLGLAGYYRRFVKGFSIITSLLTKLLGKDSKFVWDDKCQESFENLKSLLTQAPILFLPAEGKDFVIYSDASHCGLGCV; from the coding sequence ATGAAGGTTGATCCTAGTAAGATTCAAGCTATTGTTGATTGTAACCCCCCTAAAACTCCAACTGAGATAAAAAATTTCTTGGGTTTAGCAGGATACTATAGGAGGTTCGTGAAAGGCTTCTCTATTATAACTTCTCTTTTGACTAAACTTTTGGGCAAAGACTCCAAGTTTGTGTGGGATGATAAGTGTCAAGAGAGCTTTGAAAATCTCAAATCCTTGTTGACACAAGCTCCAATACTTTTTTTGCCAGCTGAAGGGAAAGATTTTGTGATATACAGTGATGCATCTCATTGTGGCTTGGGTTGTGTTTAG